The Saxibacter everestensis genome has a window encoding:
- a CDS encoding phosphoribosyl-ATP diphosphatase, whose translation MKTFDSLFAELQEKAASRPAGSKTVAELDAGVHAIGKKIVEEAAEVWMAAEYESDRETAEEISQLLYHLQVLMVAKGLTLDDINTHL comes from the coding sequence GTGAAAACCTTCGACTCCCTGTTTGCAGAACTCCAGGAAAAAGCCGCCAGTCGTCCCGCAGGGTCGAAAACCGTCGCAGAACTGGACGCAGGAGTGCATGCGATCGGCAAAAAGATTGTCGAGGAAGCCGCCGAGGTATGGATGGCTGCCGAGTATGAGTCCGACCGGGAGACAGCCGAGGAGATTTCGCAGCTGCTCTACCATCTTCAGGTGTTGATGGTCGCCAAGGGACTGACCCTCGACGACATCAACACCCACCTCTAG